One segment of Nocardioides sp. QY071 DNA contains the following:
- a CDS encoding aldehyde dehydrogenase family protein: MEALEPRGLYYAGGWQRPATDATILARNAATLEVVGSTSAATPEDVDAAVRGVRRALDEPDGWSSWSAADRADRLEALAGALATRGPRIAQVVSAQNGMPIQLSAQLEAAMPGATLRFYADLIREKDFAPLRAGRHGGTARVREEPVGVVAGIVPWNFPQTLAFTKLAPALAAGCGIVLKPSPETALDSLLLADALEEAGFPDGVVGILPGGAEVGAALVAHSGVDKVSFTGSTEVGRSIAEQCGRLLRPASTELGGKSAAVLLEDVDLTQRWGDLFGAALLNNGQTCYATTRLLVPRSRYEELVGSVAAFVGSLVVGDPSDPTVQVGPLVSERQRDRVTSLIATGVAEGGRVVVGGGPGERFGPGWFVEPTVIADVDTTSTLAQTEIFGPVLTITPYDDVAEAVSLANATPYGLCGTVWTEDLELGARVAGRLHAGAVGVNGYVPDPAFSFGGWKASGLGRELGPEGLAGYLRVQTVHLAAG, encoded by the coding sequence ATGGAAGCTCTGGAGCCGCGAGGCTTGTACTACGCGGGTGGCTGGCAGCGCCCGGCGACGGACGCCACCATCCTGGCGCGCAACGCCGCGACGCTCGAGGTCGTCGGCTCGACGAGTGCCGCGACGCCCGAGGACGTCGATGCCGCCGTGCGCGGCGTCCGGCGCGCCCTCGACGAACCGGACGGCTGGTCGTCCTGGTCGGCGGCCGATCGGGCCGACCGGCTGGAGGCTCTGGCCGGCGCCCTCGCGACGCGCGGGCCGCGGATCGCCCAAGTGGTCTCCGCGCAGAACGGCATGCCGATCCAGCTCTCGGCGCAGCTGGAGGCCGCCATGCCCGGTGCGACGCTGCGGTTCTACGCCGACCTGATCCGCGAGAAGGACTTCGCCCCGCTGCGTGCGGGTCGGCACGGAGGCACCGCGCGGGTCCGAGAGGAGCCGGTCGGCGTGGTCGCCGGCATCGTGCCCTGGAACTTCCCGCAGACGCTCGCCTTCACCAAGCTCGCGCCCGCCCTGGCTGCCGGGTGCGGCATCGTGCTGAAGCCGTCTCCCGAGACTGCGCTCGACAGCCTCCTCCTCGCCGACGCTCTGGAGGAGGCGGGCTTCCCGGACGGTGTGGTCGGCATCCTTCCGGGAGGCGCGGAGGTCGGCGCGGCCCTGGTCGCCCACTCGGGGGTCGACAAGGTCTCGTTCACCGGCTCAACCGAGGTCGGGAGATCGATCGCCGAGCAGTGCGGGCGCCTGCTGCGACCGGCGAGCACCGAGCTGGGCGGCAAATCGGCCGCAGTGCTGCTCGAGGACGTCGACCTGACCCAGCGCTGGGGTGACCTCTTCGGCGCCGCGCTCCTCAACAACGGGCAGACCTGCTACGCGACGACCCGGCTCCTGGTCCCTCGCTCGCGATACGAGGAGCTGGTCGGCTCGGTGGCTGCATTCGTCGGCTCGCTCGTCGTCGGCGACCCGTCGGATCCCACGGTCCAGGTCGGCCCTCTCGTGTCGGAGCGCCAGCGGGACCGGGTCACCTCGCTGATCGCGACCGGTGTCGCCGAGGGTGGCCGGGTCGTGGTCGGCGGCGGTCCGGGTGAGCGCTTCGGGCCGGGCTGGTTCGTGGAGCCGACCGTGATCGCCGACGTCGACACCACCTCGACCCTCGCGCAGACCGAGATCTTCGGGCCGGTCCTGACCATCACGCCGTACGACGACGTGGCCGAGGCGGTCAGCCTCGCGAACGCAACGCCGTACGGGTTGTGCGGCACCGTGTGGACCGAGGACCTCGAGCTCGGTGCTCGGGTCGCCGGGCGGCTGCATGCGGGCGCGGTCGGCGTCAACGGCTACGTCCCCGACCCCGCGTTCTCGTTCGGGGGATGGAAGGCGAGCGGCCTGGGCCGAGAGCTCGGCCCGGAGGGGCTCGCCGGGTACCTGCGGGTCCAGACGGTCCACCTGGCGGCCGGCTGA
- a CDS encoding helix-turn-helix domain-containing protein, whose protein sequence is MGRLAPEDEQARRARTLPDGVNPADFSEALARGLAVLEAFGTDRDRLTQAEAAKLIGVSRATVRRAILTLEFLGYLRSDGRSYELTPQVMALSGRYLGSNPVSSVLQPSCDRIGARFDAPCSVAVLNRDDALIVARFVPDHLIAIGTGIGFRTPARVSSLGRVLVANLPEDEAAAYLGGASGLTEAELAEVRSDGYSYVADDIEAGKHSIAVPVARWDGRIVAALHVGATKEEISPDRMRGEVLGVLLDEVAQRQPQLI, encoded by the coding sequence ATGGGTCGACTAGCACCTGAGGACGAGCAGGCCCGTCGCGCCCGCACGCTCCCCGACGGGGTCAACCCCGCCGACTTCTCCGAGGCCCTGGCGCGCGGACTGGCCGTCCTCGAGGCCTTCGGCACCGACCGAGACCGACTGACCCAGGCGGAGGCCGCCAAGCTGATCGGCGTCTCGAGGGCGACCGTGCGGCGCGCGATCCTGACCCTGGAGTTCCTCGGCTACCTCCGCAGCGACGGCCGCTCCTACGAGCTCACGCCCCAGGTGATGGCCCTGTCCGGCCGCTACCTGGGGTCCAACCCGGTGAGCTCCGTGCTCCAGCCGTCGTGCGACCGGATCGGCGCCCGCTTCGACGCGCCCTGTTCCGTCGCCGTGCTGAACCGGGACGACGCCCTGATCGTGGCCCGCTTCGTGCCCGACCACCTGATCGCGATCGGGACCGGGATCGGCTTCCGCACCCCGGCACGGGTCTCGTCCCTCGGCCGGGTCCTGGTCGCGAACCTGCCCGAGGACGAGGCCGCCGCCTACCTCGGCGGCGCGAGCGGCCTGACCGAGGCCGAGCTCGCCGAGGTGCGCAGCGACGGCTACAGCTATGTGGCCGACGACATCGAGGCCGGCAAGCACTCCATCGCCGTTCCGGTGGCCCGCTGGGACGGCCGGATCGTGGCCGCGCTCCACGTCGGGGCGACCAAGGAGGAGATCTCGCCGGACCGCATGCGTGGCGAGGTGCTTGGCGTCCTGCTCGACGAGGTCGCCCAGCGGCAGCCTCAGCTGATCTGA
- a CDS encoding aldehyde dehydrogenase family protein — MNKTAIAHWVAGRPVVAEGGAGRPVLSPHDGSVLATLPIGAASDVGAAVDSASASQIGWAALGLADRIHHLAELADVVEEHLDELATLQRLEMGQPLGLGRMLILQGAAALRSACATAKRYAFSVEAADEDGASRLERRPLGVTALITPWNSPVLSVLEQCGPILLSGNTLVVKPSELCPMSVAFLASISPLPPGVMNVVHGDGSTGALLSAHEAVRLVSFTGSVGSGRAVALAAARKLMRATLELGGKDAVVVDRDVDVESVAAQIALGSLLNSGQICTSMERVYVHQDIAAAFTEAVGVAVEAWGFDDGGAAMPALGPLASGRQRDLVVAQLRDAVDRGARVVRGGVVPEGPGNRLPATVVTGVNASMSLMREETFGPVVAIESVSSFEAGLHQAAASTYGLGATVYSNDEAHLAAAAELPVALVWLNQWQGRGGIMVYEPTRSSGMGATGGSASFDAATRPQTVYRGSRLP, encoded by the coding sequence ATGAACAAGACCGCGATCGCCCATTGGGTCGCCGGTCGGCCCGTCGTGGCGGAGGGGGGCGCCGGCCGCCCGGTCCTCTCGCCGCACGACGGGTCGGTCCTGGCCACGCTGCCGATCGGCGCGGCATCCGACGTCGGCGCTGCGGTGGACTCGGCGAGCGCGAGCCAGATCGGCTGGGCCGCGCTCGGGCTGGCCGACCGGATCCATCACCTGGCCGAGCTCGCGGACGTGGTCGAGGAGCACCTCGACGAGCTGGCGACCTTGCAGCGCCTCGAGATGGGCCAGCCGCTGGGGCTCGGGCGGATGCTGATCCTCCAGGGCGCCGCGGCCCTCCGCTCGGCCTGTGCGACGGCGAAGCGCTATGCCTTCTCGGTCGAGGCTGCCGACGAAGACGGCGCCAGCCGCCTCGAGCGGCGGCCCCTCGGGGTCACGGCGCTTATCACGCCGTGGAACTCGCCGGTGCTCTCCGTCCTGGAGCAGTGCGGGCCGATCCTGCTCAGCGGGAACACGCTGGTAGTCAAGCCGTCGGAGCTGTGCCCGATGTCGGTGGCGTTCCTCGCCTCGATCTCGCCGCTGCCGCCCGGGGTGATGAACGTCGTCCACGGCGACGGGAGCACGGGCGCCCTGCTCAGTGCGCACGAGGCTGTCCGACTGGTGAGCTTCACCGGCTCGGTAGGCTCGGGCCGGGCGGTGGCGCTCGCCGCTGCGCGGAAGCTGATGCGTGCGACGCTCGAGCTCGGCGGGAAGGATGCGGTCGTCGTCGACCGCGACGTCGACGTCGAGAGCGTGGCCGCGCAGATCGCGCTCGGCTCGCTGCTGAACAGCGGGCAGATCTGCACCTCGATGGAGCGTGTGTACGTCCACCAGGACATCGCCGCCGCCTTCACCGAGGCGGTGGGTGTGGCCGTCGAGGCATGGGGCTTCGACGACGGAGGAGCCGCCATGCCGGCGCTGGGTCCGCTGGCGTCGGGCCGTCAGCGCGACCTGGTGGTCGCTCAGCTGCGGGACGCGGTCGACCGGGGCGCGCGGGTGGTGCGGGGCGGCGTCGTACCGGAGGGTCCGGGGAACCGCCTGCCGGCCACGGTCGTGACCGGCGTGAACGCCTCGATGTCGCTGATGCGAGAGGAGACCTTCGGGCCGGTCGTCGCGATCGAGTCGGTCAGCTCGTTCGAGGCCGGCTTGCACCAGGCGGCCGCGAGCACGTACGGCCTGGGCGCCACCGTCTATTCGAACGACGAGGCGCACCTGGCGGCGGCGGCCGAGCTCCCCGTCGCGCTGGTCTGGCTCAACCAGTGGCAGGGCCGTGGTGGGATCATGGTCTACGAGCCCACCCGGTCCAGCGGGATGGGGGCCACCGGCGGTTCGGCGTCGTTCGACGCGGCGACCCGGCCCCAGACCGTGTACCGAGGCTCTCGGCTGCCGTGA
- a CDS encoding GMC family oxidoreductase: protein MTENDWDLIVVGAGSAGAALAARAAAGGRRVLLLEGGPDYRSRDMPEVWRSPNPLRALLDPEATKSLVWRDLMATRTEHQEAQPYWRGRGVGGSSSVNGQIAIRPPLEDFDDYAALGADGWDRDSVLPYFARLEDDQDYGAAAYHGSGGPIPVFRTDPADWGSVDRALHDAALGAGFGWEDDVNAPGATGVSRYPINSRGGRRVTTNDAYLEPMRADPNLDIRGGVLVDRLLIDGDRVVGVTAVVDGVPAEFRADLTVLSAGAIHSPAILQRSGIGPADVLERAGVRVRADLAVGRALQDHPVVFVRIPLTEESAVTSVDGRHTNVTVRYTSEGPGSVFNDMLIMSGNQNVLAMERADVRFGAGAVGLWVNRVYAEGTVSIVSTDPRVQPFVRQRMLDDERDLARFRHGIRLVADLCRSDAVAAISAGNLPDLNAELFAAIDDDRRLDEFLLATAADAQHPTSTCRIGRGDDPRAVVDSSGRLHGFRGVMVADASVLPFVPRANTHLAAVMVGEHLADKLG from the coding sequence ATGACAGAGAACGACTGGGACCTGATCGTGGTGGGCGCGGGCTCCGCAGGTGCGGCGCTCGCCGCTCGCGCCGCGGCCGGCGGGCGCCGGGTCCTCCTGCTCGAGGGCGGGCCCGACTACCGCTCGCGTGACATGCCGGAGGTCTGGCGCTCGCCGAACCCGCTCCGCGCGCTGCTCGACCCCGAGGCCACCAAGAGCCTGGTGTGGCGTGACCTGATGGCCACGCGCACGGAGCACCAGGAGGCCCAGCCGTACTGGCGGGGCCGAGGTGTCGGCGGCAGCTCGTCGGTCAACGGCCAGATCGCGATCCGGCCACCGCTGGAGGACTTCGACGACTACGCAGCGCTCGGGGCCGACGGCTGGGACCGGGACAGCGTGCTGCCGTACTTCGCGCGCCTCGAGGACGACCAGGACTATGGCGCCGCGGCGTACCACGGCAGCGGCGGCCCGATCCCGGTCTTCCGGACCGACCCGGCCGACTGGGGCTCGGTAGACCGCGCCCTGCACGACGCCGCCCTCGGTGCCGGCTTCGGGTGGGAGGACGACGTGAACGCGCCGGGCGCGACAGGCGTCTCGCGCTACCCGATCAACAGCCGAGGTGGTCGGCGGGTCACCACGAACGATGCGTACCTGGAGCCGATGCGAGCAGACCCGAACCTCGACATCCGCGGCGGCGTCCTGGTCGACCGACTGCTCATCGACGGCGATCGGGTCGTGGGCGTCACCGCGGTCGTCGACGGCGTCCCTGCCGAGTTCCGGGCCGATCTCACTGTGTTGTCGGCGGGCGCCATCCACTCACCGGCGATCCTGCAGCGCAGCGGTATCGGGCCGGCGGACGTCCTCGAGCGTGCGGGCGTGCGGGTCCGGGCGGACCTCGCGGTCGGTCGTGCGCTCCAGGACCATCCCGTGGTCTTCGTGCGGATCCCGTTGACCGAGGAGTCGGCCGTCACGTCCGTGGACGGGCGGCACACGAACGTCACGGTGCGCTACACGAGCGAGGGACCAGGCTCGGTCTTCAACGACATGCTGATCATGTCGGGGAACCAGAACGTGCTGGCCATGGAGCGGGCCGACGTCCGATTCGGCGCCGGCGCCGTCGGCCTGTGGGTGAACCGGGTGTACGCCGAGGGCACTGTATCGATCGTCAGCACCGACCCGCGGGTCCAGCCGTTCGTGCGCCAGCGGATGCTCGACGACGAGAGGGACCTGGCCCGCTTCCGCCACGGCATCCGGCTGGTCGCCGACCTGTGCCGCTCGGACGCGGTCGCGGCGATCTCGGCCGGCAACCTGCCGGACCTCAATGCCGAGCTGTTCGCGGCGATCGACGACGACCGCCGATTGGACGAGTTCCTTCTGGCGACTGCCGCCGACGCCCAGCATCCGACGAGCACGTGCCGCATCGGTCGCGGCGACGACCCGAGGGCCGTGGTCGACAGCAGCGGCCGGCTGCACGGGTTCCGTGGCGTCATGGTCGCGGACGCCTCGGTCCTCCCGTTCGTGCCGCGGGCCAACACCCACCTCGCAGCCGTCATGGTCGGCGAGCATCTCGCCGACAAGCTGGGGTGA
- a CDS encoding aminotransferase class I/II-fold pyridoxal phosphate-dependent enzyme, with product MSRRIALASDNWSPTHPDLLAALAAANDGPAPAYGSDRWSAGAAKAFRAEFGRGVRVYPTFGGTGANTVALAASLTGAHEAVVCADDSHVLTDEAGALARFAGASLVPVATDDGMLDVGSLEAALRPFVRGEHQVRPAVVTLANATETGRVYDADQVRELADWAHARDLLVHLDGARLANAAVHEGASLRDLSIGAGVDLLTLGGAKNGMMFGEAVVVASRARVPDLRVRHVRKQAGQLASKQRFIGAQFHHYLQAGLWQANAERANEAARRLAEGLAELPGARLAFPVEANLVFVDLSVRIRAALADIADFHVYDEDSGRCRLVCSYDTDPADIAEFLAVATAAATTRRRRPAATRPTPRGANV from the coding sequence GTGAGCCGCCGGATCGCCCTGGCGAGCGACAACTGGTCGCCCACCCACCCCGACCTGTTGGCGGCCCTGGCGGCGGCCAACGACGGCCCCGCGCCGGCGTACGGCTCCGACCGGTGGTCCGCCGGCGCGGCGAAGGCCTTCCGCGCCGAGTTCGGCCGCGGCGTGAGGGTGTATCCGACCTTCGGGGGGACCGGTGCCAACACCGTCGCCCTCGCCGCGTCGCTGACCGGCGCGCACGAGGCGGTCGTCTGCGCCGACGACAGTCACGTCCTCACCGACGAGGCAGGAGCGCTGGCCCGGTTCGCCGGCGCCTCGCTCGTTCCCGTCGCGACTGACGACGGGATGCTGGACGTCGGGAGCCTCGAGGCCGCGCTGCGCCCGTTCGTCCGCGGCGAGCACCAGGTCAGGCCCGCCGTGGTGACGCTCGCCAACGCGACCGAGACCGGCCGCGTGTACGACGCCGATCAGGTCCGGGAGCTGGCGGACTGGGCACACGCGAGGGATCTGCTCGTCCACCTGGACGGCGCACGGCTCGCCAACGCCGCTGTGCACGAGGGGGCCTCCTTGCGCGACCTCAGCATTGGCGCGGGCGTCGACCTGCTGACCCTGGGCGGGGCCAAGAACGGAATGATGTTCGGCGAGGCGGTGGTCGTCGCCTCGCGAGCACGCGTTCCGGACCTCCGGGTGCGACACGTCCGCAAGCAAGCGGGTCAGCTCGCCTCGAAGCAGCGCTTCATCGGCGCCCAATTCCACCACTACCTGCAGGCCGGGCTGTGGCAGGCCAACGCCGAGCGCGCCAACGAGGCCGCCCGTCGGCTCGCCGAAGGGCTGGCGGAGCTGCCGGGTGCGCGACTCGCCTTCCCGGTCGAGGCGAACCTGGTGTTCGTGGACCTGAGCGTCCGCATCCGGGCCGCCCTGGCCGACATCGCCGACTTCCACGTGTACGACGAGGACAGCGGACGATGCCGTCTGGTCTGCTCCTACGACACGGACCCCGCCGACATCGCAGAATTCCTGGCAGTGGCAACAGCCGCCGCCACCACCCGACGGCGGCGACCAGCCGCGACACGTCCAACGCCCCGAGGAGCGAACGTATGA
- a CDS encoding amidohydrolase yields MDQAHLDDIERLYEDLHAHPELAYQEVRTAGVLAERVAAAGFAVTTAVGGTGVVGVLANGPGPVVVLRADMDGLPVKEETSLPYASQEVVTGEGGVATPLMHACGHDVHMACLVGAAEELARQRDSWGGTLVALFQPAEEGAGGARAMIEDGLFDLFARPDVILGQHVFPYEAGTVGYRSGPILAASDAYDIRVHGRGGHGSQPQAVVDPIVLAASIVTRIQTIVSREVSPADRVVVTVGQLHAGVAGNIVPDHADLTVSARTFDEAVAERVTGSLRRIVEAECAASGSPRPPEFRELFGFKPTINDPDATDRVVAAHRSVLGAAQVQEIEPIMGSEDFPELGRACGAPSVFWALGGVEPEEYRSARNADRIDQLPTNHSPQFAPCPRPTLTTGVAALVAAARAWLSPGGGR; encoded by the coding sequence ATGGACCAGGCTCACCTCGACGACATCGAGCGTCTGTACGAAGACCTGCACGCCCACCCGGAGCTCGCCTACCAGGAGGTCCGCACGGCCGGCGTGCTCGCGGAACGGGTCGCCGCCGCCGGTTTCGCGGTGACCACGGCCGTGGGCGGCACGGGCGTCGTGGGCGTCCTCGCGAACGGTCCCGGGCCGGTCGTCGTCCTGCGCGCGGACATGGACGGCCTGCCCGTCAAGGAGGAGACCAGCCTCCCGTACGCGAGCCAGGAGGTCGTCACCGGCGAGGGCGGCGTCGCCACACCGCTCATGCACGCGTGCGGCCACGACGTGCACATGGCCTGCCTCGTCGGTGCGGCCGAGGAGCTCGCGCGGCAACGGGATTCCTGGGGTGGGACCCTGGTCGCGCTCTTCCAGCCGGCGGAGGAGGGCGCCGGCGGCGCCCGCGCGATGATCGAGGACGGCCTGTTCGACCTGTTCGCTCGCCCGGACGTGATCCTCGGCCAGCACGTGTTCCCGTACGAGGCGGGGACGGTCGGCTACCGGTCCGGGCCCATCCTCGCCGCGTCCGACGCCTACGACATCCGGGTGCACGGCCGGGGCGGGCACGGCTCGCAGCCGCAAGCGGTCGTCGACCCGATCGTGCTCGCCGCCTCGATCGTGACCAGGATCCAGACCATCGTGTCGCGGGAGGTCTCGCCTGCGGACCGGGTCGTGGTGACCGTGGGGCAGCTCCATGCCGGCGTCGCCGGCAACATCGTCCCGGACCATGCGGACCTCACCGTCAGCGCGCGGACCTTCGACGAGGCCGTCGCCGAGCGGGTGACCGGCTCCCTGCGCCGGATCGTCGAGGCCGAGTGCGCGGCCTCCGGCTCGCCGAGGCCGCCCGAGTTCCGTGAGCTGTTCGGGTTCAAGCCGACGATCAACGACCCGGACGCCACCGACCGGGTGGTCGCGGCGCATCGCTCCGTTCTCGGTGCCGCGCAGGTGCAGGAGATCGAGCCGATCATGGGCAGCGAGGACTTCCCCGAGCTCGGTCGCGCGTGCGGCGCGCCCTCGGTGTTCTGGGCGTTGGGCGGGGTCGAGCCGGAGGAGTACCGCAGCGCCCGGAACGCGGACCGGATCGACCAGCTGCCCACCAACCACTCGCCGCAGTTCGCCCCCTGCCCGCGCCCGACGCTCACGACGGGCGTCGCCGCGCTGGTCGCCGCGGCTCGTGCCTGGCTCTCTCCTGGGGGTGGGCGGTGA
- a CDS encoding oligopeptide:H+ symporter, with amino-acid sequence MVTPVMNPVEPRGGQITRGLLTMAGIGMWERFSFYGTQVVLLYYLYFSADQGGLGLQPAEAVAIVGTYGALVYCFTIAGAWLSDRILGPERTVFVSAVGIMLGHLALAALPGTAGLMVGLGLLVMGTGGTISNMPSSVGLLYDTDDHRRDAGFMLFYMGLNVGALGGPLLTGLLRKEQGFHVAFGAAAVGMAIGLVVYTLGRRNLSPEGRRVPNPLAAGNAVPRLLAVAALAALVVLALASDRLTPSNLPDVTAIAIALISAAVFATMLRSPKTTAPERRQVTGLIPLYLAGAVFFALYQQQFTVVQVYVASRVDLELGGITLAPEFFNSVVPAFVIVLAPLFARWWTKQGTRQPSAPAKFLVALIGISAAFFCFLPLAGREGATISPLAILGILFLFTVAELFIAPVQLAVATRLAPAHHQTQTVGLMFLSIALGSSLGGIAGKSYSPTAETEYFLTVGLAALACAAVFALSIPWIRRTIADDDPR; translated from the coding sequence ATGGTCACACCCGTGATGAACCCGGTGGAGCCCAGAGGAGGGCAGATCACCCGCGGGCTTCTCACCATGGCCGGCATCGGCATGTGGGAGCGCTTCTCGTTCTACGGGACCCAGGTCGTCCTGCTGTACTACCTCTACTTCAGCGCCGACCAGGGCGGGCTCGGGCTCCAGCCGGCGGAGGCCGTCGCGATCGTCGGCACCTACGGCGCGCTGGTCTACTGCTTCACGATCGCCGGGGCGTGGCTGTCCGACCGGATCCTCGGGCCCGAGCGGACCGTGTTCGTCAGCGCGGTCGGGATCATGCTCGGCCACCTGGCACTCGCGGCGCTGCCCGGAACGGCCGGACTGATGGTCGGACTCGGCCTGCTGGTGATGGGCACCGGCGGCACCATCAGCAACATGCCCTCCTCGGTGGGGTTGCTCTACGACACCGACGACCACCGGCGCGACGCCGGCTTCATGCTCTTCTACATGGGCCTCAACGTCGGGGCCCTCGGCGGTCCGCTCCTCACGGGCCTGCTGCGCAAGGAGCAGGGCTTCCACGTCGCGTTCGGCGCGGCAGCCGTCGGCATGGCCATCGGCCTCGTCGTGTACACGCTTGGGCGCCGCAACCTCAGCCCCGAGGGACGTCGGGTCCCGAACCCGCTGGCCGCCGGGAACGCCGTACCGCGGCTGCTGGCGGTGGCCGCCCTCGCCGCGCTGGTCGTCCTCGCCCTCGCCTCTGACCGGCTCACCCCGTCCAACCTGCCCGACGTCACGGCGATCGCCATCGCCCTCATCAGCGCCGCCGTGTTCGCCACGATGCTCCGCAGCCCGAAGACGACGGCGCCCGAGCGGCGGCAGGTGACGGGCCTCATCCCGCTCTACCTCGCGGGCGCGGTCTTCTTCGCGCTCTACCAGCAGCAGTTCACGGTCGTGCAGGTCTACGTCGCCTCGCGCGTCGACCTGGAGCTCGGCGGCATCACCCTGGCGCCCGAGTTCTTCAACTCGGTCGTGCCCGCCTTCGTCATCGTGCTCGCCCCACTCTTCGCGCGGTGGTGGACCAAGCAGGGCACCCGCCAGCCTTCGGCCCCGGCCAAGTTCCTGGTCGCCCTGATCGGCATCAGCGCGGCGTTCTTCTGCTTCCTGCCTCTCGCCGGCCGCGAGGGCGCGACCATCTCACCCCTCGCCATCTTGGGCATCCTTTTCCTCTTCACCGTCGCGGAGCTCTTCATCGCCCCCGTCCAGCTCGCCGTCGCCACCCGGCTCGCCCCCGCCCACCACCAGACCCAGACCGTCGGCCTGATGTTCCTGTCGATCGCCCTCGGGTCGTCGCTGGGCGGCATCGCCGGCAAGTCGTACTCACCGACCGCCGAGACGGAGTACTTCCTGACTGTCGGTCTCGCCGCCCTGGCCTGCGCTGCCGTCTTCGCACTCTCGATCCCGTGGATTAGGCGGACCATCGCGGACGACGACCCACGCTGA
- a CDS encoding MerR family DNA-binding transcriptional regulator, protein MRTCWRRWSTVLTRRDGEPARRGGAAAGGVHRETLHYYERRSLLGDPDHSPGGHRLYDVQS, encoded by the coding sequence ATGCGGACCTGCTGGCGGCGCTGGTCGACCGTGCTTACGAGGCGCGACGGTGAGCCTGCGCGCCGCGGAGGTGCGGCGGCCGGGGGCGTGCACCGCGAGACGCTCCATTACTACGAGCGGCGGAGCCTGCTCGGCGACCCGGACCACAGTCCCGGCGGTCACCGGCTGTACGACGTGCAGTCGTGA